A DNA window from Drosophila pseudoobscura strain MV-25-SWS-2005 chromosome 2, UCI_Dpse_MV25, whole genome shotgun sequence contains the following coding sequences:
- the msps gene encoding protein mini spindles isoform X5, translating into MTPKNVEEDGDAGTEEMDPMDLLDPVDILSKMPKDFYEKLEEKKWTLRKEALEALEKLLTDHPKLESGEYGTLVNALRKVITKDSNVVLVALAGKCLAMLAKGLVKRFSNYASGCVPSLLEKFKEKKPNVVAALREAMDAIYMSTSLEAQQEAIVESLANKNPTVKSETALFLARALCRTQPTALNKKLLKLIATNLVKTLNEPDPTVRDSSAEALGTLMKLVGEKTLEPLLADVDPLKMSKIKECYEKAEIKVKIVGPKKETRPASAPQTKAGGAARPTAGSAAPKAVARPATSGARKLVKKNPAAAAPAAAAASKAANAKALATERDMPAEEVQDKAEEMLPAEILSGLVDSNWKTRLAAVEQLLGEIPSYDAKQPGISQVLVRTVSGRKPGLKEMNFQVLKLKLDIIRSVAETYPLTTITVDHVINEITEKLADAKNGPVAGDVLSAFAEATKLEYVVGKVLGFAFEQKSPKVQSEAFNWVAKAITEFGFQMQPKLLIEEVRKGVQSTNPTVRGAAILLVGTMSMYTGQSLMMFFDGEKPALKVQIQTEFDKNVGEKPPRPVRGAQRGSGGAAGTPDGGDDDDEAGGQDEDMACNMADLLPRVDIAPQITEALLKEMSDKDWKMRNEGLTKLQTIISEARLIKPSIGDLGPALAHRLVDSNAKIAQTTLSICEQLAIAMGSGCRNHVRTLFPGFLHALGHGKDFVRAAALSCINTFGEKGGYKEFFESEMIADALKGPSTALKVELWAWLADKLPGIPPKTISKEDLNSMVPQLYAHICDRTADVRKNANEAVLGVMIHLGFEAMNRALDKQKPASKAAILASLEKARPNLPVKPLPKGKQQAPILEDSVKKTVRGRGATGGAAAQKAPNARATVAGEKAAVPSRKKDEDVDTSPLLAVNTAKNQRLLDEQKMRVLKWTFTTPREEFNELLREQMTAASVNKALMANMFHDDFRYHLKVIEQLSDDLPSNGKALICNLDLILKWLTLRFYDTNPSVLLKGLDYLMQVFQMLVEVEYILGENEAASFVPHLLLKIGDPKDTVRNGVRRVLRHVLLVYPYSKIFPYVMDGLKSKNARQRTECLDELTFLVESYGVGICSNASIKDISRQISDRDNSVRNAALNCMVQVFFLTGEKLYKQLNHLNEKDLSMLDERIKRAKKTYKPPSTAPAEMPSGGGKVAAPTRPQRQESIEIEDVVVGNGYGDELPPPSDGKQRESNQMEGNSTNVAAYLNSLTRHATFDRAPSSQLLQLQQQSQQQRPSGPFGLDPEVMAEIEKDRVRVDDIKFKQLPSVDISLLYEPIKVIPTREGVYYPQDRFERLITGQLYNASMASGNSPYRSLLRNQQQQHQNHMENHIPNLAYVLPKHDPQLVKVIKAVSSMDTMKARAAINELADIIESPEKQAVLRDYDDIFIHNVLEQLKHLSQQPTAQSLVMYQPLLSILYTFFHANILGKTLGVTYIKHLMSALLHLMADPKLANGQDGEYNKVINNICLKVLDKVNFTNLNCALIRLLRETCPVAGLPKFTDLLMKCIWRTVKMLPERSNELNYDDVILEAHEFMLALPSTWWQNRPSDTPLRTVKTIVHNIAKVKGNAILQHLNQIPVHSELHTYLIRILKNFQKDGSLVGTGASPQRAKEIASKRISHQTHDTVSQIFKLISDRDTKQQGLQKLYDFKQQNPDIDLSTFLQGSSATFHKYIEEGLAEIERSQNGMSGSAGQAPDNRLAATRSYLTDANHQNLNQNQNAAGDRDADYWMDRLQNLVGRRVDIGVSGKIMSTRHTADDGSRVMDNKVADENLCQNGMPGSAGQAPDNRLAATRSYLTDANHQNLNQNQNAAGDRDADYWMDRMQNLIGQRVDIGVSGKIMSTRHISDDGSRVKMDNKVAEENLCLNSGLGSQKASLIRREKPDVSPNRLQHIQAKLAQIKKESHAQ; encoded by the exons atgacaCCCAAAAACGTTG AAGAGGATGGAGATGCTGGGACTGAAGAAATGGATCCCATGGATCTGCTTGATCCTGTGGACATACTATCCAAGATGCCCAAGGACTTTTACGAGAAACTCGAGGAGAAGAAGTGGACTCTCAGGAAGGAGGCTCTAGAGGCTTTGGAGAAACTGCTCACAGATCATCCGAAGCTGGAGAGCGGCGAATATGGGACTCTGGTGAACGCCCTGAGGAAAGTGATTACCAAGGATTCCAATGTGGTACTGGTGGCCCTGGCTGGCAAGTGCCTGGCCATGTTGGCCAAAGGATTGGTCAAACGTTTCTCCAACTATGCATCG GGCTGTGTGCCGTCGCTGCTAGAAAAGTTCAAAGAGAAAAAACCCAATGTGGTGGCTGCTCTGCGTGAGGCCATGGATGCCATTTACATGTCCACATCGCTGGAGGCCCAGCAAGAGGCCATTGTGGAGTCCCTGGCCAACAAGAATCCGACCGTCAAGTCTGAGACGGCTCTATTCCTGGCCCGCGCCCTGTGCCGCACCCAGCCCACGGCCCTGAACAAGAAGCTGCTCAAACTGATAGCCACCAATCTGGTAAAGACCCTTAATGAACCGGATCCCACGGTGCGCGACAGCAGCGCCGAGGCCCTGGGCACCCTCATGAAGCTGGTGGGCGAAAAGACGCTGGAGCCACTGCTAGCCGATGTGGATCCCCTCAAGATGAGCAAAATCAAGGAGTGCTACGAAAAGGCAGAGATCAAGGTGAAGATTGTCGGCCCCAAAAAAGAGACGCGTCCAGCCTCTGCCCCGCAAACGAAGGCTGGGGGAGCAGCCAGACCCACGGCAGGCAGTGCGGCACCAAAGGCAGTGGCACGACCCGCCACTTCGGGGGCACGCAAGTTAGTCAAGAAGAATCCTGCAGCCGCAGCtccggctgctgccgctgcctccaAGGCAGCAAATGCCAAGGCGCTGGCCACCGAGCGTGATATGCCCGCGGAGGAGGTGCAGGACAAGGCGGAGGAGATGCTGCCAGCCGAAATACTCAGTGGATTGGTGGACTCCAATTGGAAGACGCGCCTGGCTGCCGTGGAGCAGCTGTTGGGCGAAATCCCCAGCTACGATGCCAAGCAGCCGGGCATCTCCCAGGTGCTGGTGCGCACCGTCAGCGGTCGGAAGCCCGGCCTGAAGGAGATGAACTTCCAAGTGCTCAAACTGAAGCTGGACATTATACGCAGCGTCGCGGAGACCTATCCCCTGACCACCATCACCGTGGATCATGTGATCAACGAGATCACGGAGAAGCTGGCCGATGCCAAGAACGGACCAGTCGCCGGCGATGTCCTGTCCGCCTTTGCGGAGGCCACCAAGCTGGAGTACGTTGTGGGCAAGGTCCTGGGCTTCGCCTTCGAGCAAAAGTCCCCGAAAGTGCAGTCGGAGGCATTCAATTGGGTGGCCAAGGCCATTACGGAGTTCGGCTTCCAGATGCAGCCGAAGCTGCTGATCGAGGAGGTGCGCAAGGGCGTGCAGAGCACCAATCCCACGGTGCGTGGTGCCGCCATCCTCCTGGTGGGCACCATGTCCATGTACACTGGCCAGTCCCTCATGATGTTCTTCGACGGCGAGAAGCCCGCCTTAAAGGTACAAATTCAGACGGAGTTCGACAAAAATGTGGGCGAGAAGCCGCCGCGTCCAGTGCGTGGAGCACAGCGTGGGAGCGGTGGCGCTGCCGGCACTCCAGAtggcggcgacgacgacgacgaggctGGCGGTCAGGATGAGGATATGGCCTGCAACATGGCGGATCTGCTGCCACGCGTCGACATTGCACCGCAGATCACGGAGGCGCTGCTCAAGGAAATGTCCGACAAAGACTGGAAGATGCGTAACGAGGGACTGACTAAGCTGCAGACCATCATCTCGGAGGCGCGGCTCATCAAGCCATCTATCGGAGACCTGGGCCCCGCCTTGGCCCACCGTCTCGTGGACTCGAATGCGAAGATTGCCCAGACGACGCTCTCCATCTGCGAGCAGCTGGCCATCGCCATGGGCTCGGGGTGCCGCAATCACGTGCGCACCCTCTTCCCGGGCTTCCTGCATGCCCTGGGCCATGGCAAGGATTTCGTGCGGGCCGCCGCCCTCAGCTGCATCAATACGTTCGGCGAGAAGGGCGGCTACAAGGAGTTCTTCGAGAGCGAAATGATCGCCGATGCCCTCAAGGGCCCTTCAACAGCTCTCAAGGTGGAGCTGTGGGCGTGGTTGGCGGATAAACTGCCGGGAATACCGCCCAAAACGATTTCCAAGGAGGATTTGAACTCCATGGTACCGCAGCTGTATGCCCACATCTGCGATCGAACGGCGGATGTGCGAAAGAACGCCAACGAGGCGGTCCTTGGGGTAATGATTCACCTGGGATTCGAGGCCATGAACCGGGCCCTCGACAAACAGAAGCCCGCCTCGAAGGCGGCCATACTGGCGTCCCTCGAAAAGGCGCGTCCCAATCTGCCCGTCAAGCCGCTGCCCAAAGGCAAACAGCAGGCGCCAATACTCGAGGATTCCGTCAAGAAGACAGTCCGTGGAAGAGGTGCCACTGGAGGGGCTGCAGCCCAGAAGGCGCCCAATGCCAGGGCCACTGTCGCAGGCGAGAAGGCGGCGGTCCCATCGCGAAAGAAGGATGAAGATGTAGACACGTCGCCCCTGCTGGCCGTCAATACGGCCAAGAACCAGCGACTCCTCGACGAGCAGAAGATGCGTGTCCTCAAGTGGACCTTCACCACGCCCCGCGAGGAGTTCAACGAACTGTTGCGCGAACAGATGACGGCAGCGAGCGTAAACAAGGCTCTAATGGCCAATATGTTCCACGATGACTTTCG CTATCACTTGAAAGTCATCGAACAGTTGAGCGATGATTTGCCCAGCAATGGCAAGGCCTTGATCTGCAATCTGGATTTGATACTCAAGTGGCTGACGCTGCGCTTCTACGATACGAACCCTTCTGTCCTGCTCAAGGGTCTCGACTATCTGATGCAGGTCTTCCAGATGCTCGTCGAAGTGGAATATATCCTCGGGGAGAACGAGGCCGCAAGCTTTGTGCCTCATTTGCTGCTCAAG aTTGGTGATCCCAAGGACACTGTACGGAATGGCGTGCGTCGCGTCCTGCGTCACGTACTGTTAGTCTATCCTTATTCCAAGATCTTCCCTTACGTTATGGACGGCCTCAAGTCAAAGAATGCCCGCCAGCGCACCGAGTGCCTGGACGAACTCACCTTCCTGGTCGAATCGTACGGGGTGGGAATCTGTTCGAATGCCTCCATCAAGGACATCTCTCGCCAGATCTCCGACCGCGACAACTCTGTGCGCAATGCGGCCCTCAACTGCATGGTGCAGGTGTTTTTCCTCACAGGCGAGAAGCTCTACAAGCAGCTCAACCATCTTAACGAAAAGGATCTCTCAATGCTGGATGAGCGCATTAAGCGGGCCAAAAAGACATACAAACCGCCATCGACTGCACCCGCAGAAATGCCAAGCGGTGGGGGCAAAGTGGCAGCCCCGACTCGCCCCCAGCGGCAGGAGAGCATCGAGATCGAGGACGTTGTGGTGGGCAATGGCTACGGGGATGAGTTGCCGCCGCCAAGCGACGG CAAGCAGCGAGAGAGCAACCAAATGGAGGGAAATAGCACGAATGTGGCGGCCTATTTAAACTCTCTGACTCGACACGC CACCTTCGACCGGGCACCGTCCTCACAGCTGCtccagttgcagcagcagtcccAACAACAAAGGCCCAGTGGACCCTTTGGCTTGGACCCGGAGGTGATGGCTGAAATCGAGAAGGATCGGGTGCGCGTGGATGATATAAAATTCAAGCAGCTGCCGTCCGTGGACATATCGCTGCTGTACGAGCCCATCAAGGTAATTCCCACTCGCGAAGGCGTCTATTATCCACAGGATAGGTTCGAGCGCCTAATCACAGGCCAGCTCTACAATGCCAGCATGGCCAGCGGTAATTCGCCCTATCGCAGTCTCCTGCgcaaccagcaacagcagcaccagaaccaCATGGAGAACCATATTCCCAA CCTGGCTTATGTCCTGCCCAAGCATGATCCACAGCTGGTGAAGGTGATCAAGGCTGTCAGCAGCATGGACACCATGAAGGCTCGGGCGGCCATTAACGAGCTGGCGGACATTATTGAGTCGCCCGAGAAGCAGGCCGTCCTGCGCGACTATGATGACATATTCATACATAACGTGCTGGAACAGCTGAAG CATCTTTCACAGCAGCCAACGGCGCAGTCTTTGGTGATGTACCAGCCGCTGTTGTCCATTTTGTACACGTTTTTCCATGCCAACATTCTGGGCAAAACACTGGGCGTGACCTACATCAAGCATCTGATGTCTGCGCTGCTCCATTTGATGGCCGATCCCAAGTTGGCCAACGGCCAGGACGGCGAGTACAACAAGGTGATCAATAACATCTGTTTGAAAGTGCTGGACAAGGTTAATTTCACGAATTTAAATTG TGCTCTCATCCGTTTGCTGCGTGAAACCTGCCCGGTGGCTGGACTCCCCAAATTCACGGATCTGCTGATGAAATGCATTTGGCGGACTGTCAAGATGCTGCCAGAGCGCAGCAATGAGCTGAACTACGATGACGTGATATTGGAGGCGCACGAATTCATGCTGGCACTGCCCAGCACCTGGTGGCAGAACCGGCCATCGGACACGCCGCTGCGCACAGTCAAGACGATTGTCCACAACATTGCCAAGGTGAAGGGCAATGCCATACTGCAGCATCTCAATCAGATACCCGTACACTCGGAGTTGCACACGTATTTGATACGCATCCTGAAG AATTTCCAAAAGGATGGCTCTTTGGTAGGGACGGGTGCCTCGCCACAAAGAGCCAAGGAGATTGCTTCGAAGCGTATCTCGCATCAAACCCATGACACAGTATCGCAAATCTTTAAGCTTATCTCCGACAGAGACACCAAGCAGCAAGGACTGCAGAAGCTATACGATTTTAAG CAACAAAATCCAGATATAGATCTGAGCACCTTCCTGCAGGGCTCCAGCGCCACTTTTCACAAGTACATTGAGGAGGGTCTGGCAGAAATCGAGCGCAGTCAGAATGGAATGTCCGGCTCCGCTGGACAGGCGCCGGACAATCGCTTGG CTGCTACACGTTCTTATCTCACAGATGCCAATCATcagaatctgaatcagaatcagaatgcTGCCGGCGACCGTGATGCCGACTACTGGATGGACCGACTGCAGAATTTGGTTGGCCGTCGTGTAGATATCGGTGTCAGTGGAAAAATTATGTCCACGCGCCATACCGCAGACGATGGCTCGCGCGTGATGGACAATAAGGTGGCCGATGAGAATCTCTGTCAGAATGGAATGCCCGGATCCGCTGGACAGGCTCCGGACAATCGCTTGG CTGCTACACGTTCTTATCTCACAGATGCCAATCATcagaatctgaatcagaatcagaatgcTGCCGGCGACCGTGATGCCGACTACTGGATGGACAGAATGCAGAATTTGATTGGTCAGCGTGTAGATATCGGTGTAAGTGGAAAAATTATGTCCACGCGCCATATCTCAGACGATGGCTCGCGCGTGAAGATGGACAATAAGGTGGCCGAAGAGAATCTCTGCTTAAACTCGGGCTTGGGCTCCCAGAAGGCTTCGCTCATTCGACGAGAG AAACCCGATGTCTCGCCGAATCGCTTGCAGCATATCCAAGCAAAGCTGGCACAGATCAAGAAGGAGAGCCACGCCCAATAG